The following coding sequences lie in one Streptomyces sp. NBC_00510 genomic window:
- a CDS encoding alpha/beta hydrolase translates to MSDPTSSSDTIPAGADGRADAVGPRSAPRDPAERAAAEESSAFSHAPVPPDATAAYGDHPDQVVDFYRPRPGAGGTRPGPLVVLLHGGAWRAPYDRTHVSPLADLLARHGFAVASVEYRRGNGGTVAGRWPDTFDDVAAATDAVAALAVAALGEDTVDVRRIVLTGHSAGGHLALWAAARHVLPAGSRWHRPGAPTLRGVVALAPIADFEAAVERDVCSGAVAELLGGPELLAERRAETDPAALLPTGIPVTVVHGDRDEVVPPQVAEAFAAASAKAGEEVQLTLLAGVGHFPVIDPAADAAAVVAEEIAQLAW, encoded by the coding sequence ATGTCCGATCCCACCTCGTCGAGCGACACCATTCCGGCAGGCGCCGACGGCCGCGCCGACGCGGTGGGGCCCCGGTCCGCTCCGCGGGACCCCGCGGAGCGGGCCGCGGCCGAGGAGTCGTCCGCGTTCTCGCACGCCCCCGTCCCCCCGGACGCCACGGCCGCCTACGGCGACCACCCGGACCAGGTCGTGGACTTCTACCGTCCGCGGCCCGGAGCGGGCGGCACACGGCCGGGGCCGCTGGTCGTGCTGCTGCACGGCGGCGCCTGGCGGGCGCCGTACGACAGGACGCACGTCTCACCGCTCGCGGACCTGCTCGCCCGGCACGGCTTCGCGGTGGCCTCGGTGGAGTACCGCCGGGGCAACGGCGGTACGGTCGCGGGCCGCTGGCCGGACACCTTCGACGACGTGGCGGCCGCCACCGACGCCGTCGCGGCGCTGGCCGTGGCCGCCCTGGGCGAGGACACCGTCGACGTCCGGCGGATCGTGCTCACCGGTCACTCGGCCGGCGGCCACCTCGCGCTGTGGGCGGCCGCCCGGCACGTGCTGCCGGCCGGGTCGCGCTGGCACCGCCCCGGCGCGCCCACGCTGCGCGGCGTCGTGGCGCTCGCGCCCATCGCCGACTTCGAGGCCGCCGTGGAGCGCGACGTGTGCTCCGGGGCGGTCGCCGAACTGCTGGGCGGGCCCGAACTGCTCGCCGAGCGCCGCGCGGAGACCGACCCGGCCGCGCTGCTGCCCACCGGCATCCCCGTGACCGTCGTGCACGGCGACCGTGACGAGGTCGTACCGCCGCAGGTCGCGGAGGCCTTCGCGGCGGCATCGGCGAAGGCGGGGGAGGAGGTCCAGCTGACCTTGCTGGCGGGCGTGGGCCACTTCCCGGTGATCGACCCGGCGGCGGACGCGGCGGCCGTGGTCGCCGAGGAGATCGCCCAGCTCGCCTGGTGA